A portion of the Leptospira wolbachii serovar Codice str. CDC genome contains these proteins:
- a CDS encoding SpoIIE family protein phosphatase, whose translation MFRNRLSFFHLSSDFPHSGTANRGRTKVEKKTLFLKRNSSVWLLLVISTLLFNAPLRSFPLSIEESKNYRDIGKYFEYVIVPEKESSLDRILREDTIWRPNPKATISFPRLKDPLWIRITLIHYGNLPHTFFLHFSSPVVDVFELHTQVKGNWITQVSGEQVLQRNKPIYSHIPAFPITLSPDETRTIYVKINSANPIFNFVSVYNSRSFIAFSKKQDIFFAAYFGAGFMMFLFSLFLAHTLRYRKFFYYFFYLATVLLINSFSTGFMQYIEIGNSHTWKNYLFPITIYLTSVFGLLFTIEFLETEKNFPKATKLTKGFILLFISLIFSIFFLELRNFIRLGVTLVIIPIMLALSISMMAFFKSKKKLEVILFLFAFGSILIGGALNSLTVQGWIRPIHLSSYSLPLGSAIEVFFLSMALVLKVSDYRKATEEKQEIDLQLKIAQKLQNGLLPKKRTHANGHALGFRYSPASDIGGDFVQIIVKDHEIGLFLCDVSGHGIPAAMIASMTKVSLQIWDDSLDKPAYAAERIRLSLLSSLSGHFLSAFFVYLHPEKQTMKIANAGHHPMVYLDRKGNLEHITSYGRAINEYIESQIVEKTLPLPNSGTLVLFTDGVIEARNATTGELFGEERFFNLLQTLAEHDPQTICDHVITEVEKFQKSKRSDDDITILAISLEKET comes from the coding sequence ATGTTTCGAAACCGCCTTTCTTTTTTCCACTTGTCCTCTGATTTTCCCCATTCGGGAACTGCCAACCGGGGAAGGACCAAGGTGGAAAAGAAAACGCTGTTTCTTAAGAGAAATTCCTCTGTCTGGCTTCTACTCGTCATCAGCACTTTACTTTTCAATGCCCCCCTTCGGTCCTTTCCTCTTTCCATAGAAGAATCCAAAAACTATAGGGACATAGGAAAGTATTTTGAATATGTTATCGTTCCCGAAAAAGAATCTAGTTTGGATCGAATTTTAAGGGAAGATACAATCTGGCGCCCCAATCCGAAAGCAACGATTTCATTTCCGCGCTTGAAAGATCCTTTGTGGATACGAATTACACTGATCCATTACGGGAACTTACCCCATACTTTCTTTTTGCACTTCTCAAGTCCGGTAGTAGATGTATTTGAGTTACATACTCAGGTGAAAGGAAATTGGATCACGCAAGTCTCAGGGGAGCAAGTTCTTCAAAGAAACAAACCAATTTATTCTCACATCCCGGCTTTTCCTATTACCCTATCACCGGATGAAACAAGAACTATCTATGTAAAAATAAACTCTGCCAATCCAATCTTTAATTTTGTTTCAGTTTATAACTCTAGAAGTTTTATCGCATTTTCAAAGAAACAGGACATCTTCTTTGCCGCATACTTCGGTGCGGGGTTTATGATGTTTCTCTTTAGTTTATTTTTAGCACATACTTTACGTTATAGAAAATTTTTCTATTATTTCTTTTACCTAGCAACAGTGCTCTTAATCAATTCGTTCTCAACTGGGTTTATGCAGTACATTGAGATAGGCAATTCACATACTTGGAAAAACTATCTTTTTCCAATCACTATTTATTTGACTTCTGTATTTGGATTGTTATTCACCATTGAATTTTTAGAGACAGAGAAAAATTTCCCCAAAGCAACAAAACTAACAAAAGGATTTATCCTTCTATTTATATCTTTAATATTTTCAATTTTTTTCCTTGAGCTAAGAAACTTCATCCGACTAGGAGTAACACTCGTCATTATCCCTATAATGTTGGCATTGTCGATTTCTATGATGGCATTTTTCAAAAGCAAAAAGAAACTAGAGGTAATCCTTTTCCTATTTGCATTTGGATCCATCCTTATCGGAGGCGCTTTAAATTCACTCACTGTCCAAGGTTGGATTCGACCAATTCATTTGTCTTCTTATTCACTACCATTAGGTTCTGCGATAGAGGTTTTCTTTTTATCTATGGCATTAGTTCTAAAAGTATCGGATTACAGAAAGGCAACAGAAGAAAAACAGGAAATTGATCTACAATTAAAAATCGCGCAGAAACTTCAAAATGGTCTTTTGCCTAAGAAACGAACTCATGCCAATGGTCATGCGTTAGGATTTCGATATTCACCAGCTTCCGATATAGGAGGTGATTTTGTTCAAATCATTGTAAAAGATCATGAGATTGGCTTATTTTTATGTGATGTTTCTGGACATGGAATTCCGGCAGCGATGATTGCATCCATGACAAAGGTTTCCTTACAAATTTGGGATGATTCTTTAGATAAACCTGCTTATGCTGCGGAGAGAATCCGATTGTCACTACTAAGTTCTCTCTCTGGTCATTTTTTAAGTGCCTTCTTTGTATATCTACATCCCGAAAAACAAACCATGAAAATTGCCAATGCAGGACACCATCCGATGGTATATTTAGATCGGAAGGGGAATTTAGAACATATCACAAGTTATGGAAGAGCAATTAACGAGTATATAGAATCACAGATCGTTGAAAAAACACTCCCCCTTCCCAATTCAGGAACCTTGGTTTTATTTACCGACGGTGTGATTGAAGCAAGGAATGCCACTACTGGAGAATTATTTGGTGAAGAGCGTTTTTTTAACCTACTACAAACTTTAGCAGAACATGATCCGCAAACAATCTGTGATCATGTAATCACAGAAGTGGAAAAATTTCAAAAGTCAAAACGATCTGACGATGACATTACAATATTAGCAATTTCTTTAGAGAAAGAAACTTAA
- a CDS encoding response regulator gives MNYFLRKHFDSLYIGFLWGLLVLLFFSSFFFFYQVYESRMDRNSFEEKNRWNTLLNTYSSYLKDAETGVRGYLLAGDPEFLEPYKNSLLHISTIEAVLRAECEPMYRIELEAIIRANQLKLEYVHSFVKNFPQKRPQKKDFIESKRRMDVFRMAVNKLLDQKLEKENIEREENRKYTIRLVAISGGLFFVLSLFILWMIFLLKRNAKVLVEKELIEDRLFEIDDLYQNSPVGFHSLDADGFFVKVNRTEQEWLGYSEEELIGKIKLSDLLTEESKKIFQNNFPVFKSTGRIDNLRFEVIRKDGSSVFLNVSATAIYSKNREMVRSRSVLLDISQMVLYERELIDSRIRAEDANRAKSEFLSSMSHELRTPLNAVIGLSMWLMEDNPKPEQVEYLKNLRFSSETLLTLINDILDFNKIEERMIIIEEIDFSLKDFISSVSSSFAIKAKEQLLSFRAEIDENLPEYICFDPTRMLQVLNNLLSNAVKFTREGGIILRVLLVSKNDSQVVIRFEVEDTGIGIAPDKRKYVFEKFTQANQDTTRKFGGSGLGLAISKGLVELMHGNLELESELGKGSRFSFSFPCKIGKLNSSASIHQLKEKSSDLSGKRILIADDIEINRSIVVRFLKRWGIETEEAADGEEVLLKLANGKIDLILMDLHMPNLDGYMATKRIRENPDWKNLPIIALTASAQLETKDKIHAEGMNDFISKPFYPNDLYKKLAYWIST, from the coding sequence ATGAATTACTTCCTGAGAAAACACTTTGATTCCCTCTATATAGGATTTCTCTGGGGACTTTTAGTATTACTTTTCTTTTCTTCCTTTTTCTTCTTTTACCAAGTATACGAAAGTCGGATGGATCGAAATTCATTTGAAGAGAAGAACCGTTGGAACACTCTGTTAAATACTTATTCATCGTATCTGAAAGATGCTGAAACTGGAGTGCGTGGATATCTTCTTGCGGGCGATCCTGAGTTTTTGGAACCCTATAAAAATTCCTTATTACATATTTCTACTATTGAAGCGGTTCTTCGTGCGGAATGTGAGCCTATGTATAGAATTGAATTGGAAGCCATCATTCGTGCTAACCAATTAAAATTAGAATATGTTCATAGTTTTGTTAAAAACTTTCCCCAAAAACGGCCGCAAAAAAAAGATTTTATCGAAAGCAAAAGACGGATGGATGTTTTCCGTATGGCAGTGAATAAACTTCTGGATCAGAAGTTAGAGAAAGAAAATATCGAAAGAGAAGAAAATCGTAAATATACGATTCGCTTGGTTGCGATATCCGGTGGATTGTTTTTCGTTTTATCCTTATTTATATTATGGATGATATTTCTTTTAAAAAGAAATGCAAAGGTCTTAGTAGAGAAGGAGTTGATAGAAGACCGTTTATTTGAAATCGATGATTTATACCAAAATTCACCCGTTGGTTTTCACAGTTTAGATGCAGATGGCTTTTTTGTAAAAGTCAATCGAACGGAACAGGAGTGGTTGGGTTATTCTGAAGAAGAATTGATCGGGAAAATCAAGTTGTCTGATTTACTTACCGAAGAAAGTAAAAAGATATTTCAAAATAACTTTCCCGTTTTTAAAAGTACAGGACGTATCGATAATTTGCGATTTGAAGTGATTCGTAAAGATGGAAGTTCTGTATTTTTAAACGTTTCGGCAACAGCAATTTATTCAAAAAACAGAGAGATGGTTCGATCTCGTTCGGTTTTACTTGATATTTCCCAAATGGTTTTATATGAAAGGGAACTGATTGATTCGCGGATTCGTGCTGAGGATGCGAACCGTGCGAAGTCGGAATTTCTTTCTAGTATGAGTCATGAACTGAGAACGCCTTTAAATGCAGTGATTGGACTCTCTATGTGGCTTATGGAGGACAATCCAAAACCGGAACAAGTTGAATACCTTAAAAACTTGCGTTTTTCTAGTGAAACACTTCTTACATTGATCAATGATATTTTAGATTTTAATAAAATTGAAGAACGTATGATTATTATTGAGGAGATTGATTTTAGTCTTAAAGATTTTATCAGTTCTGTTTCTTCTTCCTTTGCAATTAAGGCGAAAGAACAACTCCTGTCATTTCGAGCAGAGATTGATGAAAATTTACCAGAATATATTTGTTTTGATCCCACTCGTATGCTGCAAGTCCTAAATAATTTATTGTCGAATGCGGTCAAGTTTACCAGAGAAGGTGGTATCATACTTCGTGTTTTATTAGTATCAAAAAACGACAGTCAGGTGGTGATCCGATTTGAAGTAGAGGATACGGGGATTGGAATTGCGCCTGATAAACGAAAATATGTGTTTGAAAAATTCACTCAAGCAAATCAGGACACGACACGAAAGTTTGGAGGTTCAGGCCTAGGTCTTGCGATTTCAAAAGGACTTGTTGAGTTGATGCATGGGAATTTAGAATTGGAATCAGAGTTAGGCAAAGGGTCGAGGTTTTCCTTTTCCTTCCCTTGTAAAATTGGAAAATTAAACTCATCTGCTTCTATCCATCAATTGAAGGAAAAATCTTCCGATTTATCAGGAAAACGAATACTCATTGCAGATGACATCGAAATCAACCGATCTATTGTGGTTCGCTTTTTAAAACGATGGGGAATTGAAACTGAAGAGGCTGCCGATGGAGAAGAGGTGCTTCTTAAATTGGCAAATGGTAAAATTGATTTGATTCTTATGGATTTACATATGCCCAATTTGGATGGTTATATGGCCACAAAACGCATTCGAGAGAATCCTGATTGGAAGAACCTTCCCATTATTGCTTTAACAGCGTCAGCCCAATTGGAAACAAAAGATAAAATCCATGCAGAAGGAATGAATGATTTTATATCTAAGCCATTTTATCCCAATGATTTATATAAGAAACTAGCTTATTGGATATCTACTTAA
- the xerA gene encoding site-specific tyrosine recombinase/integron integrase, translated as MTLPALEVQIPDHFPQAMAELFRSYRTYLKIEKNYSEHTLFAYLRDLKFFFEFCLKEEIDILTVDVLDVRAYFADLKATKKQDKRTQSRKLSSLRTFYKFLFREEKIGANPILQVSFPKTKKKLPKNFTQIETEDILDYEDGEKAEVLGKRDKAIVEVLYSTGLRVFELVNAKLSDLNEELTSLKVMGKRRKERFVFIGDEAQVALREYLEERGTAGPEEIFLNQRGGKLTTRGIRYILSERRTVMGMEKAITPHKFRHTFATDLLNAGADIRAVQELLGHASLSSTQVYLSVSRDRLKEVYRNAHPHAKK; from the coding sequence ATGACCCTGCCAGCTCTTGAAGTCCAAATCCCCGACCATTTCCCGCAAGCCATGGCTGAACTCTTTCGCAGTTACCGGACCTATTTAAAAATCGAAAAAAACTATTCGGAACATACGTTATTTGCCTACCTTCGTGATTTGAAATTCTTCTTTGAGTTTTGTTTGAAAGAGGAAATCGACATTTTGACAGTCGATGTTTTAGATGTGCGGGCTTATTTTGCTGATTTAAAAGCCACCAAGAAACAAGACAAACGAACACAGAGTCGTAAACTATCTTCTTTACGTACCTTTTATAAATTTTTATTCCGAGAAGAAAAAATCGGAGCAAATCCCATCCTCCAGGTAAGTTTTCCAAAAACCAAAAAGAAATTACCTAAGAATTTTACACAAATTGAAACTGAAGACATTTTAGATTACGAAGATGGAGAGAAGGCGGAAGTTCTAGGAAAACGAGACAAAGCCATTGTGGAAGTTTTGTATAGCACGGGCTTACGTGTGTTTGAGTTAGTCAATGCAAAGTTAAGCGATCTCAACGAGGAATTAACTTCACTTAAGGTAATGGGGAAAAGGCGCAAAGAACGTTTCGTGTTTATTGGTGACGAGGCACAAGTTGCTTTAAGGGAATATTTGGAAGAAAGAGGCACCGCTGGCCCCGAGGAAATCTTTTTAAACCAACGTGGCGGTAAATTAACAACACGCGGGATTCGATACATTCTATCTGAACGTAGAACTGTAATGGGAATGGAAAAAGCCATAACCCCCCATAAATTCCGTCATACCTTCGCTACAGATTTATTGAATGCTGGGGCCGATATTCGCGCCGTACAAGAGTTACTTGGTCATGCTTCTTTATCGTCTACGCAAGTCTATTTAAGCGTATCGAGAGACCGTCTGAAGGAAGTGTATCGAAATGCTCATCCTCATGCGAAGAAATAA
- a CDS encoding TetR/AcrR family transcriptional regulator produces MLPSSKNDSDLFSQFPLKERKFAKTRTNLTFAFLSELEVKPFEEIKIKDLCQIAEISEPTFYNYFPEKGDLILHYIQIWSLQVSVFAKEKKLAESGWGQISALFRYTAKESKKNPRVLLEIISFQAKTRKSLQQPKLTKAERVLLFPKIVGIEDLAADGVEGIIRKALSDAAKNGELPAFTDWKSFSIAIASCFFGVPILAFQLNQNLEKLWSESLYYLWKGAGGKIKE; encoded by the coding sequence GTGCTTCCCAGTTCAAAAAATGATTCGGATCTTTTCAGCCAGTTTCCACTGAAGGAAAGAAAATTTGCTAAAACTCGAACCAATTTAACCTTTGCCTTTCTTTCTGAACTAGAGGTAAAACCCTTTGAGGAAATCAAAATCAAAGACCTATGTCAAATTGCAGAAATCTCAGAACCTACATTTTATAATTACTTTCCTGAAAAGGGAGATTTGATTCTCCACTACATTCAAATTTGGAGTTTGCAGGTCTCTGTTTTTGCAAAGGAAAAGAAACTAGCCGAGTCTGGATGGGGACAAATCTCCGCCTTATTTCGTTATACCGCAAAGGAATCAAAAAAAAATCCACGAGTTCTTTTGGAAATTATTTCTTTCCAAGCTAAAACAAGAAAATCACTACAACAGCCAAAACTCACAAAAGCCGAACGAGTGTTACTCTTCCCGAAGATCGTTGGAATTGAGGATTTAGCAGCGGACGGGGTCGAAGGAATCATTCGGAAAGCCCTCTCCGATGCTGCTAAAAATGGTGAACTTCCCGCATTTACTGATTGGAAATCGTTTTCGATTGCGATTGCTTCTTGTTTTTTCGGAGTTCCCATCCTTGCGTTCCAACTGAATCAAAACTTGGAAAAACTTTGGTCCGAGTCCCTTTATTATTTGTGGAAGGGTGCAGGTGGAAAAATAAAAGAATGA
- the recA gene encoding recombinase RecA: MKKEKADKAQEKETDQRKQAIDAALGQIEKQFGKGSIMRLGADTRMSEMNVVSTGSLDLDIALGIGGFPSGRILEIYGPESSGKTTLTLSAIAETQKKGGIAAFIDAEHALDPSYAKKLGVNVDDLLVAQPDNGEEALEICESLVRSNAIDLIVIDSVAALVPKAEIEGDMGDSHMGLQARLMSQALRKLTGTISKSNTTVIFINQIRMKIGVMFGSPETTTGGNALKFYASIRLDIRRIETLKEKEEPVGNRVRVKVVKNKCAPPFRQAEFDIMYATGINKESSLIDLAVRHDLVGKAGSWYSYGGEKIGQGKEQVRLFFLENPDIAFKIENQVRDLNGLPLVDQAKIQTREVKSIERDPKETKETKSKQPVSFSTEADGDVAVGE, translated from the coding sequence ATGAAAAAAGAGAAAGCTGACAAGGCTCAAGAAAAAGAAACCGACCAAAGAAAGCAGGCCATTGACGCTGCCCTAGGCCAAATCGAAAAACAATTTGGTAAGGGCTCCATTATGCGCCTTGGTGCCGATACACGTATGTCTGAAATGAACGTAGTATCTACAGGTTCTTTGGATCTAGATATCGCCTTGGGGATAGGCGGGTTTCCTTCAGGAAGAATCCTAGAAATTTATGGACCAGAGTCTTCTGGTAAAACAACACTCACTCTTTCTGCGATCGCAGAAACACAAAAAAAAGGAGGCATTGCCGCCTTTATCGATGCGGAACATGCCCTCGATCCTTCCTATGCCAAAAAATTGGGAGTGAACGTAGACGACCTACTCGTAGCGCAGCCGGACAACGGGGAAGAAGCATTAGAAATTTGCGAATCCTTAGTTCGCTCCAATGCGATTGATCTCATCGTAATCGACTCTGTGGCGGCTCTCGTTCCGAAAGCGGAGATCGAAGGAGATATGGGAGATTCGCACATGGGTTTGCAAGCGCGCCTCATGTCCCAAGCCCTTCGTAAACTCACAGGAACCATTTCCAAATCCAATACTACCGTTATTTTTATTAACCAGATCCGTATGAAGATTGGTGTGATGTTTGGAAGTCCGGAAACCACTACTGGTGGGAATGCCTTAAAATTCTATGCATCCATCCGATTGGACATCCGTCGTATCGAAACTCTGAAAGAAAAGGAAGAGCCTGTAGGAAACCGCGTTCGAGTGAAAGTGGTGAAAAACAAATGTGCTCCCCCATTCCGCCAAGCCGAGTTTGACATCATGTATGCGACAGGAATCAATAAAGAAAGTTCTCTCATTGATCTTGCCGTTCGTCATGACCTCGTCGGTAAAGCGGGATCTTGGTATTCCTATGGCGGAGAGAAAATCGGTCAAGGTAAGGAACAAGTTAGGCTTTTCTTTCTCGAAAACCCAGACATTGCATTCAAAATTGAAAACCAAGTTCGGGATCTCAATGGACTTCCCCTTGTGGACCAAGCAAAGATCCAAACAAGAGAAGTAAAATCCATTGAAAGGGATCCGAAAGAAACTAAAGAAACAAAATCAAAACAACCAGTTAGTTTCTCCACCGAAGCAGACGGAGACGTTGCTGTCGGAGAATAG
- a CDS encoding ATP-dependent Clp protease ATP-binding subunit: MKQYDSNVQGALDIAQTEAMRRQNTEITPYHLVWGFMTLPTSVSGKTLIKYKSTVDEFLKKQARASAEIPFESLRTSPKLAQWFTMASSRAAENGREELKEADFLKFLPQVLPELKINYEDLQVKETDEEVPNFLVNLNDLAREGKLDPVIGRSKEIRSVMEILGRRSKNNPVLVGSAGVGKTAIVEGLAEQIVKGRVPDVLKGKTIFSLDMGQLMAGTKYRGEFEEKLTAMLRYIKGQAGEAVLFIDEIHQLVGAGKTDGAMDAANLLKPALARGELHCIGATTQDEFQKYILGDQALERRFRAVPVNEPSKEDAIEILMGIRDKHEIHHGIKISDEAIYASVLLSDQYITDKFLPDKAIDLVDEAASALKLSAEAMPTELVELESEIRSKKIFAQVEKKNEDILKEIEGLEKKFEEGKVIWEKEVNSLKQIASIKNKIDRVKFDLDAAQQRADYTEASRLKYAVLPELEKELGNFQNSWILERNHIAAVIARQTGIPAEKILKTKQDHLLHLEEDLNTVVYGQKESIREIADTLLTSYAGISSESRPLGSFLLKGPTGVGKTETAKAIAKFLFDQETNLVRLDLSEYSEKHSVAKLIGAPAGYVGYEEGGILTEAIRRKPYSVVLFDEVEKAHPDFSDILLQILDEGRLTDNKGRTINFKNTIVILTTNSKNIESDFKPEVLGRLDAILTYHSLDSSIMEKLIEKQLRQLNERLKVKGIVIELSESTEHILREQGFDPKFGARPLGSVFNRIVNRPLAKEILSGTIGEGRFRADWNGEELQFASISESVGSKR; this comes from the coding sequence ATGAAACAATATGATTCCAACGTCCAAGGAGCTTTGGACATTGCACAAACAGAAGCTATGAGGAGACAGAATACAGAAATCACTCCTTACCATTTGGTTTGGGGTTTTATGACCCTACCGACTTCTGTTTCTGGAAAAACATTAATCAAATATAAATCTACAGTAGATGAGTTCTTAAAGAAACAAGCTAGGGCTTCGGCAGAGATTCCTTTTGAATCCCTCCGAACTTCGCCAAAACTGGCCCAGTGGTTCACAATGGCTTCCTCTCGGGCCGCAGAAAATGGCCGAGAGGAATTGAAAGAAGCAGACTTCTTAAAGTTTTTACCGCAGGTGTTACCAGAATTAAAAATCAATTATGAAGATTTACAAGTGAAGGAAACCGATGAAGAGGTTCCCAATTTTCTTGTGAACTTGAATGATTTGGCCCGCGAAGGAAAACTCGATCCAGTCATTGGAAGGAGTAAAGAAATCCGTTCGGTGATGGAAATTTTAGGACGAAGATCAAAAAACAATCCTGTGTTAGTTGGTAGTGCTGGTGTTGGAAAAACAGCCATCGTCGAGGGGCTTGCGGAACAGATTGTGAAGGGACGAGTACCCGATGTCTTAAAAGGAAAAACAATTTTTTCTCTGGATATGGGCCAGTTGATGGCGGGAACGAAATACCGTGGTGAGTTTGAAGAAAAATTAACTGCCATGCTTCGTTACATCAAAGGCCAAGCAGGAGAAGCCGTTCTCTTTATTGATGAGATCCATCAATTGGTTGGTGCTGGAAAAACAGATGGGGCCATGGATGCTGCCAATCTTTTGAAGCCAGCTCTTGCTCGCGGAGAGTTACATTGTATTGGAGCCACAACTCAAGATGAATTTCAAAAATACATTTTGGGTGACCAAGCATTGGAAAGGAGATTCCGTGCGGTTCCTGTAAATGAACCAAGTAAGGAAGATGCGATTGAGATACTTATGGGAATACGTGATAAACATGAAATTCATCATGGAATTAAGATTTCGGATGAAGCTATCTATGCATCAGTTCTTCTTTCAGACCAATACATCACTGATAAATTTTTACCAGACAAGGCGATTGACTTAGTTGATGAAGCTGCTTCTGCCTTGAAACTTTCTGCGGAAGCTATGCCTACGGAACTTGTGGAATTGGAAAGTGAAATTCGTTCTAAAAAAATCTTTGCTCAGGTGGAAAAGAAAAACGAAGACATCTTGAAGGAAATCGAAGGTTTAGAAAAAAAATTCGAAGAGGGAAAAGTTATTTGGGAAAAGGAAGTCAACTCGCTAAAACAAATTGCTTCTATTAAAAATAAAATTGATCGAGTGAAATTTGATTTGGATGCAGCACAACAGAGAGCCGATTATACAGAAGCTTCTCGTTTAAAATATGCCGTCCTTCCTGAATTGGAAAAAGAATTGGGTAATTTTCAAAATAGTTGGATTTTGGAAAGAAATCATATAGCTGCTGTTATCGCTAGACAAACGGGAATCCCAGCAGAAAAGATTTTGAAAACAAAACAAGACCATTTACTTCATTTGGAAGAAGATCTAAATACGGTTGTGTATGGCCAAAAGGAATCCATTCGAGAAATTGCCGATACTCTACTCACCTCTTATGCGGGGATTTCTTCTGAGTCACGACCCCTTGGTTCCTTTTTGTTAAAAGGTCCTACAGGAGTAGGAAAAACTGAGACTGCCAAAGCAATCGCAAAGTTTTTGTTCGATCAAGAAACCAATTTGGTTCGTTTGGATCTCAGTGAATATTCAGAAAAACATTCGGTTGCAAAATTGATTGGTGCGCCTGCGGGGTATGTTGGTTACGAGGAAGGGGGAATCCTAACAGAAGCGATTCGAAGAAAACCATACTCTGTCGTTCTTTTTGATGAAGTGGAAAAGGCACATCCTGATTTTTCCGATATTCTACTTCAGATTTTAGATGAAGGTAGATTGACTGACAACAAAGGTAGAACGATTAACTTTAAAAATACCATTGTGATTTTGACTACCAACTCTAAAAATATTGAATCCGACTTTAAACCGGAAGTATTGGGAAGATTGGATGCGATTTTGACCTATCATTCGTTAGATTCTTCGATTATGGAGAAATTAATCGAAAAACAATTGAGACAATTGAATGAAAGGTTAAAGGTAAAAGGGATTGTGATTGAACTTTCCGAAAGTACAGAACACATTCTACGCGAACAAGGATTTGATCCAAAATTTGGAGCAAGACCCTTGGGAAGTGTGTTTAACCGGATTGTGAATCGACCTTTGGCAAAAGAGATTCTATCGGGAACCATTGGTGAAGGAAGGTTTCGAGCCGATTGGAACGGGGAAGAATTGCAGTTTGCCTCCATTTCCGAATCTGTCGGATCCAAACGATAA
- a CDS encoding aldo/keto reductase codes for MSNLEITTTLQSNQTISVPQLGLGVWKSRPKECLEAVKSALSLGYRHIDTAAIYGNEADVGTAIKESGVKRSDIFLVTKLWNADQGYDTALRAIDVSLKKLGTDYVDMYLIHFPVSGKRNDSWKALEKIKAEGKAKSIGVSNFMVSHLEELLKETGTVPAMNQVEYHPFLQDTKLKEYCIQKGILLEAYSPLAHGQKLEDARVTKLASQYKKSNAQILIRWSLQVGHVVIPKSKNPERIRENADVYDFVLSDADMKEISTWNEDFRTCWDPTTVE; via the coding sequence ATGTCAAACTTAGAAATCACAACTACCTTACAGTCCAACCAAACGATCTCTGTGCCACAACTCGGGCTCGGAGTTTGGAAGTCCCGGCCGAAAGAATGTTTGGAAGCGGTAAAATCGGCGCTTTCTTTAGGATACCGGCATATTGACACAGCAGCCATTTATGGAAACGAAGCAGATGTAGGGACTGCCATTAAAGAAAGTGGCGTGAAGCGCAGTGATATCTTTCTCGTTACAAAACTTTGGAACGCTGACCAAGGGTATGATACCGCCTTACGGGCAATAGACGTTTCTCTAAAGAAATTAGGAACGGACTATGTAGATATGTATTTGATTCATTTTCCTGTATCTGGGAAACGAAACGACTCTTGGAAAGCATTGGAAAAAATTAAAGCAGAGGGAAAAGCTAAATCCATTGGGGTTAGTAATTTTATGGTCTCTCATTTGGAAGAACTTTTAAAAGAAACGGGAACGGTTCCTGCAATGAACCAAGTGGAATACCATCCCTTTTTACAAGACACAAAACTAAAAGAATATTGTATTCAAAAAGGGATTCTACTAGAAGCCTATAGTCCGCTAGCACATGGACAAAAGTTGGAAGACGCCCGAGTCACAAAACTAGCAAGCCAATATAAAAAATCCAATGCTCAAATTTTGATTCGTTGGTCTTTGCAAGTGGGTCATGTAGTCATCCCAAAATCGAAAAATCCAGAACGCATTCGAGAGAATGCAGATGTATATGATTTTGTTTTGTCGGATGCAGATATGAAAGAAATTTCCACCTGGAATGAAGACTTTCGCACTTGTTGGGATCCCACTACAGTAGAGTAG